Sequence from the Candidatus Paceibacterota bacterium genome:
TTGGTTTACTCTTTTTTTGCGTTACGGCTCGTCTTTGGACGCGGTACGTTTGTCTGACCACTTTCAGGCTTTTTCCATAATTTTTTTGATTTGGACTTTGGCATTTTATATTGCCGGTCTCTATGGTAAGCAAACTCTGGTCTTTAAAAACCGCCTGCCGAGTAGAATTTTAAAGGCCCAAATTGTAAACAGTTTCTTGGCAATCGCTTTTTTCTATCTAGTCCCGTCTTTTGGTATAACACCAAAAACCAACTTGTTTATTCAGCTGTCCCTTTCTTTCTTTTTGGTTTTGATTTGGCGTCTGTACGGTGGAGGTTTTCGGGAGTCCAAAGAGAAACAGTCGGCAATTTTAATCGGGGAAGGGGAAGAGATGAAAGAGTTGGCCGATGAAATCAACCATAACAATCGTTATGCGGTTGGCTTCGATTCGGTTTTAGATTTGAGTCAAATCTCCGGGGCAGAAGCCGTCTCAAACATCGACCGCCAGCTCAAAGATGGCAGGATCAGTTTGGTTGTTGCCGACTTAAGCCATGAGAAAATTCAGCCAATTTTACCGGAGTTTTATAAATTGTTGTTTTCTCGGGTCAAGTTTCTTGATGCTGGTAAGCTCTACGAAGAAATCTTTGATCGGGTGCCACTATCGCTCATCCGCTATGGCTGGCTATTGCAGAATGTTTCAAATTCACCCAAGAAAACTTACGATAGTCTAAAACGCCTGATGGACTTAATCTTGGGAGTTATCGGGGGTCTAGTTTCTTTGGTTTTTTACCCATTCGTCTATCTGGCGATTAAACTTGATGACGGTGGCCCAGTCTTTATTTCACAGGAGCGAATCGGTCAGAATAATAAAATTTTTAAGATTTTGAAATTCCGAACTATGACCAAAGATGATGCCGGCTATGCTGTTGCCAAACAAACCAATCGGACCACTCGGGTTGGTGGTTTCTTGAGGCGGACAAGAATTGATGAATTGCCTCAACTTTGGAATGTTTTGCGTGGCGACCTGTCATTAATTGGCCCACGGCCGGAGTTGCCAATTTTGGCTTCGGCTTACGACAAAGATATTTCTTATTACCGGGCCAGACATCTGATCAAGCCGGGCCTTTCTGGCTGGGCCCAATTGAATCAGCAAAATCCTCCAAAACGGGATTTGAATTTTAACGATACCAAAGTGAAATTGTCCTACGACTTATTTTACCTGAAGAATCGTTCACTCTTTCTGGATATCAAGATTGCCCTAAGAACGATTGCTGACCTGCTTTCAAGAAGTGGGCTGTAGACCAAGCTGATAATAAGTAATTAGATTGACAACATTTTTCTTGGGTGTAGTCTTTCAATAGAATAGAAAGACTGATTTATGGAAATAATAGTACCTCTGGTCATTGTTGTTTTGTTGTTTGTGGCGCCAGAAATTGTCGGGGTGATGATTACGCTAGGTGTCTCGGTTGTTGCTCTCATGTGTTGGGTTCTCGTGCTACCTTTTGCGGGAGTCTATCGACTCTGGTTGTATTGTCGTCGCTGGTACTCGTCAATCAGGGGAACTAAAGTTATCTGTCAGAAGGTAAAATAGGTCGCTTTGCTAGCCTGAGAGGCTAGCTTTTTAAATTGTAAAAAGATTTGCAGTTTTAAATCAAATCGGCTAAGATACGCCCTATGTTAAAACATCGGATTTGGGCCGTTATTCTATTAGTCACAGCCGTTTTAATCGGTTATTTTGTCTATTCGTCTCAAGTTAAGTCAGACTCGAACTTTCCTTTTAAATTAGGCCTGGATCTTTCGGGTGGCACCCATTTGGTCTATGAAGCCGATGTTTCCTCGCTGGCAGCTTCTGATGTCGACAGCTCAATGAATACCTTAAGAGATGTCATCGAGCGCCGTGTCAATGTTTTTGGTGTTTCAGAGCCGATTGTTCAGGTTGAAAATGGTAATGTTTTCGGCTCGATTAAAAGTCGCTTGATTGTGGAATTGCCAGGCGTTACTAATGTTAATGATGCTGTGGCGGCAATCGGCCAAACTCCAATTTTGGAATTTCGCCTCGTCGCGGCGGGAGTTAAAAATCTGAATGAAGTCAAGGACAAGCCGATGGATCAAGTTTTTATTCCAACAGGCCTCACCGGTCGACTTTTGGAGCATTCGCAACTGGAATTTGATCAGCAAACCGGTGAGGGAATTGTCGTCTTGTCTTTCAATAAAGAGGGCGGTGATTTGTTTGAAAAAATTACCAAAGAAAATGTTGGTCGCAGTTTGGCGATTTTCCT
This genomic interval carries:
- a CDS encoding exopolysaccharide biosynthesis polyprenyl glycosylphosphotransferase, translating into MRIFNKREPLILFLGDLVAFALALWFTLFLRYGSSLDAVRLSDHFQAFSIIFLIWTLAFYIAGLYGKQTLVFKNRLPSRILKAQIVNSFLAIAFFYLVPSFGITPKTNLFIQLSLSFFLVLIWRLYGGGFRESKEKQSAILIGEGEEMKELADEINHNNRYAVGFDSVLDLSQISGAEAVSNIDRQLKDGRISLVVADLSHEKIQPILPEFYKLLFSRVKFLDAGKLYEEIFDRVPLSLIRYGWLLQNVSNSPKKTYDSLKRLMDLILGVIGGLVSLVFYPFVYLAIKLDDGGPVFISQERIGQNNKIFKILKFRTMTKDDAGYAVAKQTNRTTRVGGFLRRTRIDELPQLWNVLRGDLSLIGPRPELPILASAYDKDISYYRARHLIKPGLSGWAQLNQQNPPKRDLNFNDTKVKLSYDLFYLKNRSLFLDIKIALRTIADLLSRSGL